One Candidatus Kapaibacterium thiocyanatum genomic window, CATCCTCGTCCGTGGTCGGATCCTGATAGGCCGTCTTCACGACCGTGGCGATGCCCACTACCTGACGTTCGTCGCCGGAATGGTAGACCAGGACGGAATCGCCCTTCTCCATGGCGCGCAGGTTGTTGCGCGCGGCATAGTTCCGTACGCCATCCCAGTGCGTCTTCTTGTCCGCCACGAGCTGATCCCAGGAATAGGTCTCGGGTTCGGTCTTCACGAGCCAGTGTTTCATTGCGTTGTATCCTTTGCAGCGATGTGCTTGCGTACGACGACGCGTATGACGGAGGGTGAATTCCTGGCGTTGCTGTGGACGGTGAAGTCGACGTTGTTCAGCGAGTCCTTGAAGGACTGTGCGTTGATGCCGAGACGCAGTTCGCCATAGGTGATGCCCGATGCATGATTGCGCTGGACGGATGCCGAGGCGCAGCCGCACGAGCCCGTGACGCTGGACACGGTGGCGGTACCCCCGCCCGTATTCACGAACCTCACCCGCGTCACCACGAAGCCGGCCGAGTCGGCATCGACGACGAGGGCGGGAGGGTCGAGCTTCAGCACGGGCGGATCTTCCTGGGGAATGGCGGCCACGGCCGTCAGGCAGATGAGCAGGAGGGGGAGGAGAAGGGCAGGTCGTGTCATCGTTGGCTCATGATCTCGGGGAATACGTCGGTAAAGTCGTATACGCCGGTTTTTCCGTGTATCCATTCGGCCGCCAGCAGCGCACCGAGGGCGAAGCCGCTGCGGTTCCTGGCGTCGTGGGTGAGTTCTATCCTGTCCGCCGCCGAGTCGAGCGTCAGCACGTGCCTGCCGACGATCTCGCCACCGCGTGTCGAC contains:
- a CDS encoding ubiquinol-cytochrome C reductase, translating into MKHWLVKTEPETYSWDQLVADKKTHWDGVRNYAARNNLRAMEKGDSVLVYHSGDERQVVGIATVVKTAYQDPTTDEDAWVAVDLKADKALKAPVTLKDIKAEKRLADIALVRLGRLSVVELTKAEYETILQMGS